A window from Aeromonas rivipollensis encodes these proteins:
- a CDS encoding DUF4287 domain-containing protein, with translation MDEQQKVRGPASYFPSIEKTYGQPVAHWLALLAGREERKHMALVAWLKAEHGLGHGHANALVAHHLAQHPTP, from the coding sequence ATGGATGAGCAACAGAAGGTGAGGGGGCCTGCCTCCTATTTTCCCTCCATCGAGAAAACCTACGGGCAGCCGGTTGCCCACTGGCTGGCCCTGCTGGCGGGGCGGGAGGAGCGCAAACACATGGCGCTGGTGGCCTGGCTCAAGGCCGAGCACGGCCTGGGCCACGGCCATGCCAATGCCCTGGTGGCCCACCATCTGGCGCAGCACCCCACGCCCTGA
- a CDS encoding SRPBCC family protein: protein MKISVSVRVERPLALVWEGWNTPASIMAWNVASPEWHCPGSRVDLRVGGLFCHRMAARDGSMEFDFEGTFTEVVPPTALGYVMDDGRAVRVTFVEEQGGTRVHEEFDAESEHSGEQQRAGWQSILDNFKRYMESAS from the coding sequence ATGAAGATAAGCGTCAGCGTCCGGGTCGAGCGGCCACTCGCTCTGGTATGGGAGGGGTGGAACACCCCCGCCAGCATCATGGCATGGAATGTCGCCTCTCCCGAGTGGCACTGCCCCGGCAGCCGGGTGGATCTGCGGGTCGGCGGGCTTTTTTGTCACCGTATGGCCGCCCGGGATGGCAGCATGGAGTTTGATTTCGAGGGCACCTTCACCGAGGTGGTACCGCCAACCGCCCTGGGTTACGTCATGGACGATGGCCGCGCCGTCAGGGTGACGTTCGTGGAGGAGCAGGGAGGCACCCGGGTTCACGAGGAATTCGACGCCGAATCCGAACACAGCGGCGAGCAGCAGCGTGCCGGCTGGCAGAGCATACTCGACAACTTCAAACGCTATATGGAAAGCGCGTCCTGA
- the smrB gene encoding endonuclease SmrB, with amino-acid sequence MKKSPSPTDEESLLFRDAVKGTRKIKQDTIRASSSPVKQKRELRESREKLGVDHFFSDEYQPHLDEEGPTRFVREDVSKFELKKLKRGLYPPEIYLDLHGMSQLQAKQELAALLTLCQKENIHVASVMHGIGKHVLKQRIPSWLAQHPNVRAFHQAPREWGGESAILVLLDIEE; translated from the coding sequence ATGAAAAAATCGCCCTCACCCACAGACGAGGAAAGCCTGCTGTTTCGTGATGCTGTCAAAGGTACCCGGAAAATTAAGCAAGATACCATAAGGGCCTCCTCAAGCCCGGTCAAGCAGAAACGCGAACTGCGTGAAAGCCGCGAAAAGCTTGGGGTTGACCACTTTTTCAGCGACGAGTACCAGCCTCATCTGGACGAAGAGGGCCCGACCCGATTTGTGCGTGAAGACGTGTCAAAATTCGAGCTGAAAAAGCTCAAGCGCGGCCTCTATCCGCCGGAGATTTATCTGGATCTCCATGGCATGAGTCAGCTCCAGGCCAAGCAGGAGCTGGCCGCCCTGCTCACCCTGTGCCAAAAAGAGAACATTCACGTCGCCTCGGTGATGCACGGCATCGGCAAGCACGTGCTCAAGCAACGCATTCCGAGCTGGCTGGCCCAGCACCCCAATGTGCGTGCCTTCCATCAGGCCCCCCGGGAATGGGGGGGCGAGAGCGCCATCCTGGTGCTGCTGGATATCGAGGAGTAG
- the prmB gene encoding 50S ribosomal protein L3 N(5)-glutamine methyltransferase produces the protein MDKIFIDEVVAEMHTIQDMLRWAMSRFNDAGIFYGHGTDNAWDEAVQLVLPALHLPPDVDPGMRHSRLTTSERHRIAELIIRRVQERVPAAYLTNKAWYAGWEFYVDERVLIPRSPIAEMVANRFAPFLKEEPTRIMDLCTGSGCIAIIMAHEFPHAEVDAIDISVDALNVAERNINDHGLEQQVIPIRSDLMRDLPAGDKYDLIVSNPPYVDSEDMSDLPEEFRHEPELALASGSDGLKLTKRILANAADFLKDDGVLVVEVGNSMIHLEAQFPEVPFTWVEFENGGHGVFVMTRAELVQYQAHFAIYKS, from the coding sequence TTGGACAAGATATTTATCGACGAGGTGGTTGCCGAGATGCACACCATCCAGGACATGTTGCGCTGGGCCATGAGTCGTTTCAACGACGCCGGGATCTTCTACGGACATGGTACCGACAACGCCTGGGATGAGGCCGTGCAACTGGTGCTGCCCGCGTTACATCTGCCGCCAGACGTGGATCCCGGCATGCGCCACTCCCGCCTGACCACCAGCGAGCGCCACCGCATCGCCGAGCTGATCATCCGCCGGGTACAGGAGCGGGTGCCTGCCGCCTACCTGACCAACAAGGCCTGGTATGCGGGTTGGGAGTTCTACGTGGACGAGCGCGTGCTCATTCCGCGCTCCCCCATCGCCGAGATGGTGGCCAACCGCTTCGCCCCCTTCCTCAAGGAAGAGCCGACCCGGATCATGGATCTCTGCACCGGCTCGGGTTGCATCGCCATCATCATGGCCCACGAGTTCCCCCATGCGGAAGTGGATGCCATCGACATCAGCGTCGATGCCCTCAACGTGGCCGAGCGCAACATCAACGATCATGGCCTCGAGCAGCAGGTCATCCCGATCCGCTCCGATCTGATGCGCGACCTGCCCGCCGGTGACAAGTACGATCTCATCGTCTCCAACCCGCCCTATGTGGACTCCGAGGACATGTCGGACTTGCCTGAGGAGTTTCGTCACGAGCCGGAGCTGGCCCTGGCATCGGGCTCCGACGGCCTCAAGCTCACCAAGCGCATCCTGGCCAACGCCGCGGACTTCCTGAAGGATGACGGCGTGCTGGTGGTCGAGGTGGGCAACAGCATGATCCACCTGGAAGCCCAATTCCCCGAGGTGCCCTTCACCTGGGTCGAGTTCGAGAACGGCGGTCACGGCGTCTTCGTGATGACCCGCGCCGAGCTGGTGCAGTACCAGGCCCATTTCGCGATTTACAAGAGCTAA
- the aroC gene encoding chorismate synthase translates to MAGNSFGQLFRVTTFGESHGLALGAVVDGCPPGLEISEADLQIDLDRRKPGTSRYTTQRREADEVKILAGVFEGRTTGTSIGLLIENTDQRSKDYSEIKDLFRPGHADYTYHQKYGQRDYRGGGRSSARETAMRVAAGAIAKKYLKQMHGIEIVGFLSQLGPIKAEAFDASQIEQNPFFFPDAGKLEALDEYMRALKKEGNSIGAKVAVIARNVPVGLGEPVFDRLDADIAHAMMGINAVKGVEIGDGFAVVEQKGSEHRDEMTPAGFASNHAGGILGGISSGQDIVVSMALKPTSSITVPGKTINTSGEATEMITKGRHDPCVGIRAVPIAEAMLALVLMDHLLRHRAQNQGVHTQTPVLR, encoded by the coding sequence ATGGCAGGGAACAGTTTTGGCCAACTCTTTCGGGTCACCACCTTTGGCGAGAGCCACGGCCTCGCGCTCGGCGCCGTGGTCGACGGCTGCCCCCCGGGGCTGGAGATAAGCGAAGCGGATCTGCAAATCGATCTGGACAGGCGCAAACCCGGCACCTCCCGCTACACCACCCAGCGCCGCGAAGCGGACGAAGTGAAGATCCTGGCCGGAGTGTTCGAGGGACGCACCACTGGCACCTCCATTGGACTGCTCATCGAGAACACCGATCAGCGCTCCAAGGACTACTCCGAGATCAAGGACCTGTTCCGTCCGGGCCACGCCGACTACACCTACCACCAGAAGTACGGTCAGCGTGACTACCGCGGCGGCGGTCGCTCCTCGGCGCGCGAGACCGCCATGCGGGTGGCGGCGGGGGCCATCGCCAAGAAGTACCTCAAGCAGATGCACGGCATCGAGATAGTGGGCTTTCTCTCCCAGCTCGGTCCCATCAAGGCCGAGGCCTTCGATGCGAGCCAGATCGAGCAGAACCCCTTCTTCTTCCCCGATGCGGGCAAGCTGGAGGCCCTCGACGAGTACATGCGGGCGCTCAAGAAAGAGGGCAACAGCATAGGCGCCAAGGTGGCTGTCATTGCGCGCAACGTGCCGGTGGGCCTGGGTGAGCCGGTGTTCGACCGGCTCGACGCCGACATCGCCCACGCCATGATGGGCATCAATGCGGTGAAAGGGGTCGAGATAGGTGACGGTTTCGCCGTGGTGGAGCAAAAAGGCTCGGAGCATCGCGACGAGATGACCCCGGCCGGCTTTGCCAGCAACCATGCGGGCGGCATCCTGGGGGGCATCTCCTCCGGCCAGGACATAGTGGTGAGCATGGCGCTCAAGCCCACCTCCAGCATCACTGTGCCGGGCAAGACCATCAACACCAGCGGCGAGGCCACCGAGATGATCACCAAGGGTCGCCACGATCCTTGTGTCGGCATCCGTGCCGTGCCCATCGCCGAGGCCATGTTGGCCCTGGTGCTGATGGATCACCTGCTGCGCCACCGTGCCCAGAACCAGGGCGTGCATACCCAGACCCCGGTGCTGCGCTGA
- a CDS encoding substrate-binding periplasmic protein, producing the protein MRKHIQTAIHCALSLGLLFAPSLPLGAKETLSVAWSHWPPFSQIETDGELGGLDVALTRQILGGANLHPEFRNLPWARALHLMARQQLDVAMGALKTPERERFARFSAPYRRASFVLLSHKAAPGNPDRWQGITRLADLCQQTGLRLGKLRGTRPLPLSDGCASLRQASEYNSDDRLIALLLARRLDGVIMEWQYARHRLAQLGAEEFTLCQVLLHQQPVSLMFAREAVSDAELARIDAVIADLPAPDAAFAPPLCRLDGSQPREEGTQG; encoded by the coding sequence ATCAGGAAACATATCCAGACCGCTATTCACTGCGCATTGAGCCTGGGCCTGCTGTTCGCACCGAGCCTGCCTCTGGGTGCCAAGGAGACATTGTCGGTGGCCTGGAGCCACTGGCCCCCCTTCAGCCAGATCGAGACCGATGGCGAGCTCGGCGGGTTGGACGTGGCCCTGACCCGCCAGATCCTGGGCGGCGCCAATCTTCACCCCGAGTTTCGCAACCTCCCCTGGGCCCGGGCCCTGCACCTGATGGCACGCCAGCAGCTGGATGTCGCCATGGGAGCCCTGAAGACCCCGGAGCGGGAGCGTTTCGCCCGCTTCTCGGCCCCCTACCGGCGCGCCAGCTTCGTGCTGCTCAGCCACAAGGCAGCCCCCGGTAACCCCGATCGCTGGCAGGGGATCACCCGTCTCGCGGATCTGTGCCAGCAGACAGGGCTGCGCCTTGGCAAGCTGCGGGGCACCCGTCCCCTCCCCCTCAGCGACGGCTGTGCTTCCCTTCGGCAGGCGAGCGAATACAACTCGGATGACAGGCTGATCGCCCTCTTGCTAGCGCGGCGCCTCGATGGGGTCATCATGGAGTGGCAATACGCCCGCCATCGGCTGGCCCAGCTCGGGGCAGAGGAGTTCACCCTGTGCCAGGTGCTGTTGCATCAGCAACCGGTCAGCCTGATGTTCGCCAGGGAGGCGGTGAGCGACGCAGAGCTCGCCCGCATCGATGCCGTCATCGCCGACCTCCCGGCGCCGGACGCGGCGTTTGCCCCGCCGCTGTGCCGCCTCGATGGCAGCCAGCCCCGGGAGGAAGGCACTCAGGGCTGA
- a CDS encoding DEAD/DEAH box helicase translates to MSFTSLGLAEPLLRAVAEQGYDTPSPIQQQAIPAVLAGRDLMAAAQTGTGKTAGFTLPMLQRLTESKRKVSPNRIRALVLTPTRELAAQVGESVRNYGKHLPIRSHVVFGGVSINPQMMATRRGLDVLVACPGRLMDLYNQNAVKFDEVEILVLDEADRMLDMGFIRDIRKILALMPKKRQNLLFSATFADEIRELATGLLDNPAVIEVAPRNSTAERIEQLVHPCDKANKIALLSHLVTSNDWQQVLVFTRTKHMANRVAETLDKNGVSAAAIHGNKSQGARTRALAGFKEGSVKVLVATDIAARGLDIDKLPQVVNFELPNVAEDYVHRIGRTGRAGAAGHAISLVAADEGKLIKAIERLTKQNIPCEQVAGFEASRETLDNIARGIGAPLRKEPRDPSEQRRAPRPQGQGQRQGAGRSASNGNAGSARTGNGGKPKPQGGQRPADGAAKPAQARRPRRASHNQ, encoded by the coding sequence ATGAGTTTTACTTCCCTCGGTCTGGCCGAACCCTTGTTGCGTGCCGTTGCCGAGCAAGGCTACGACACCCCGTCTCCCATCCAGCAACAAGCGATCCCCGCCGTCCTGGCTGGCCGTGACCTGATGGCCGCCGCCCAGACCGGGACCGGCAAGACCGCAGGCTTTACCCTGCCGATGCTGCAGCGCCTCACCGAGAGCAAGCGCAAAGTATCCCCGAACCGCATTCGCGCCCTGGTATTGACTCCGACCCGCGAGCTGGCTGCCCAGGTGGGCGAGAGCGTGCGCAACTACGGCAAGCACCTGCCGATCCGCAGTCACGTCGTCTTCGGCGGCGTCAGCATCAATCCGCAGATGATGGCGACTCGCCGTGGTCTGGACGTGCTGGTGGCCTGCCCGGGCCGCCTGATGGATCTCTACAACCAGAACGCCGTGAAATTCGACGAAGTCGAGATCCTGGTACTGGACGAAGCGGACCGCATGCTCGACATGGGCTTCATCCGCGACATCCGCAAGATCCTGGCCCTGATGCCGAAGAAGCGCCAGAACCTGCTCTTCTCCGCCACCTTCGCCGACGAGATCCGCGAGCTGGCCACCGGCCTGCTGGACAACCCTGCGGTGATCGAAGTGGCCCCGCGCAACAGCACTGCCGAGCGTATCGAGCAGCTGGTGCACCCCTGCGACAAGGCCAACAAGATCGCGCTCTTGAGCCACCTGGTCACCAGCAACGATTGGCAGCAGGTACTGGTGTTCACCCGTACCAAGCACATGGCCAACCGTGTTGCCGAGACCCTCGACAAGAACGGCGTCAGCGCCGCAGCCATCCACGGCAACAAGAGCCAGGGTGCCCGTACCCGTGCCCTGGCCGGTTTCAAGGAAGGTAGCGTCAAGGTGCTGGTGGCGACCGACATCGCCGCCCGTGGTCTGGACATCGACAAGTTACCGCAAGTGGTCAACTTCGAACTGCCCAACGTGGCGGAAGACTACGTGCACCGTATCGGTCGTACCGGTCGTGCCGGCGCCGCCGGTCATGCGATCTCCCTGGTGGCGGCCGATGAAGGCAAGCTCATCAAGGCTATCGAGCGTCTGACCAAGCAGAACATCCCCTGCGAGCAGGTGGCCGGTTTTGAAGCCTCCCGCGAGACCCTGGACAACATCGCCCGTGGCATAGGCGCGCCGCTGCGCAAAGAGCCCCGCGATCCGAGCGAGCAGCGCCGTGCGCCGCGCCCGCAAGGTCAAGGCCAGCGTCAGGGGGCCGGTCGTTCTGCCTCCAATGGCAATGCAGGTAGTGCCCGCACCGGTAACGGTGGCAAGCCCAAACCGCAAGGTGGCCAGCGTCCCGCCGATGGTGCCGCCAAACCGGCCCAGGCCCGTCGTCCCCGCCGCGCCAGCCACAACCAGTAA
- a CDS encoding MAPEG family protein translates to MTIVPIYAALLALLFVLLSVRTIRTRHSRGVALGHGDDPAMLRAMRVHANFAEYVPLALLLIYFVEVTSQTPWLVHLLGASLLCGRLCHAFGMSRTPENFRYRVVGMGLTFSVILVSAAYILITVLIS, encoded by the coding sequence ATGACCATAGTGCCCATCTACGCAGCCCTGCTCGCCCTGCTCTTTGTCTTGCTCAGCGTGCGCACCATTCGCACCCGCCACAGCCGCGGGGTGGCGCTGGGGCACGGGGATGATCCCGCCATGCTGCGGGCCATGCGGGTGCACGCCAACTTTGCCGAGTATGTCCCCCTCGCCCTGCTGCTCATCTATTTTGTCGAAGTAACCAGCCAGACTCCCTGGCTTGTCCATCTGCTGGGGGCCAGCTTGTTGTGCGGCCGCCTCTGCCACGCCTTTGGCATGAGCCGCACGCCGGAGAACTTCCGCTATCGGGTGGTGGGGATGGGGCTGACCTTCAGCGTGATCCTGGTAAGCGCAGCGTATATCTTGATCACGGTGCTCATCTCTTGA
- a CDS encoding TNT domain-containing protein, with the protein MPIGSFIDRYGYPGGSFVSPIGVPFGERALPSSYEVSKPYFKYEIIKPIPEIPKSNILPWFGQKGTGTQYELPKPVQWYLDNNYLRKVDK; encoded by the coding sequence TTGCCGATAGGTTCATTTATTGATCGGTATGGTTATCCTGGTGGTAGCTTTGTATCACCTATCGGGGTGCCTTTTGGTGAGAGAGCCTTACCTTCCTCTTATGAAGTTTCAAAACCTTATTTTAAATATGAAATAATTAAACCTATACCAGAGATTCCCAAATCGAACATCTTGCCGTGGTTTGGACAAAAAGGTACCGGAACCCAGTATGAGTTGCCTAAACCAGTACAGTGGTATTTGGATAATAACTATTTGAGGAAAGTAGATAAATGA
- a CDS encoding transposase, protein MTIARSRQISLQDTPYYHVVSRCVRRAFLCGEDAHSGQSYEHRRQWVVDRLGQLSRLFAIGICAYAVMSNHYHLVLKVDAEQAQGWSEREVAERWAALFQCPLLVRRWYQGESLIEPELLVVQQLIEQWRERLHSISWFVRLLNETLARQANREDSCKGHFWEGRFKSQALLNESALLACMTYVDLNPIRAALADRPEQSDYTSIKQRLDDEQPAASLPPLLLPFASQRKSDGLPYAFTDYLMLVDWTGRAIRADKRGHIPVHLAPNLARLGLDEVRWFKLVMLFRRQGIRVVGDRDHCQQFAQHCGQRRCHQPLL, encoded by the coding sequence ATGACCATCGCCCGTTCACGTCAAATCAGTTTGCAGGATACGCCCTACTACCACGTGGTGAGCCGCTGCGTGCGGCGGGCCTTTCTGTGCGGGGAAGATGCCCACTCTGGCCAGAGCTACGAGCATCGCCGCCAGTGGGTGGTCGACCGGCTGGGCCAGCTGTCGCGGCTCTTTGCCATCGGCATCTGCGCCTATGCGGTGATGAGCAACCACTACCATCTGGTGCTGAAAGTGGATGCTGAGCAGGCACAGGGCTGGAGCGAGCGGGAGGTAGCCGAGCGCTGGGCAGCACTGTTCCAATGTCCGCTGTTGGTGCGGCGCTGGTATCAGGGGGAATCTCTGATTGAGCCCGAGTTGCTGGTCGTGCAGCAACTGATAGAGCAATGGCGTGAACGGCTGCACTCCATCAGTTGGTTTGTGCGGCTGCTCAATGAAACCCTGGCACGGCAGGCGAACCGGGAAGATAGCTGCAAGGGCCATTTCTGGGAAGGGCGTTTCAAGAGCCAGGCGCTGCTTAACGAGTCAGCCCTGCTGGCCTGTATGACCTATGTTGACCTCAACCCGATACGGGCGGCATTGGCCGACCGGCCCGAGCAGAGCGACTACACCAGCATCAAGCAGCGCCTCGATGACGAGCAACCCGCTGCATCATTGCCACCCTTGTTGTTGCCATTTGCCAGCCAGCGGAAATCGGATGGTCTGCCTTATGCCTTTACCGATTATCTGATGCTGGTGGACTGGACAGGTCGTGCCATCAGAGCAGACAAGCGTGGCCATATTCCGGTCCACCTTGCTCCCAACCTGGCGCGATTGGGGCTGGATGAGGTTCGCTGGTTCAAGCTGGTGATGCTGTTTCGGCGTCAGGGGATAAGAGTGGTGGGTGATAGAGACCATTGCCAACAGTTTGCCCAACACTGTGGCCAGCGGCGGTGTCATCAGCCGTTACTCTGA
- a CDS encoding immunity 8 family protein, with protein sequence MKADLKSLWSDNCLLESYQPIEHDSFSFWVELSIGSHGEEGADYFRLHICTPEWLCKHYWLPELMRHTLLVRKYDLDEITKAITDYIDQCEGNDWMEIAQKLSRVFAWEYEDYQP encoded by the coding sequence ATGAAAGCTGATTTAAAGTCATTGTGGTCAGACAACTGTTTGTTGGAAAGTTATCAACCAATTGAACATGATAGTTTTTCTTTCTGGGTGGAGTTATCTATAGGGTCTCATGGCGAAGAGGGGGCTGATTATTTTCGCTTGCACATCTGTACACCGGAATGGCTCTGCAAGCATTATTGGTTGCCGGAGCTGATGCGGCACACGCTGCTGGTTCGTAAATATGATCTTGATGAAATAACAAAAGCCATCACAGATTATATCGACCAGTGCGAAGGCAATGACTGGATGGAGATAGCGCAAAAACTGTCCCGGGTCTTTGCTTGGGAATATGAAGATTATCAGCCTTAA